A genome region from Tolypothrix sp. PCC 7712 includes the following:
- a CDS encoding superoxide dismutase → MAFTQPPLPYDFNALEAYGMKGETFEYHYGKHHKAYVDNLNKLVDGTELADKSLEEVITTSFKDASKAGIFNNAAQVWNHTFFWNSLKPAGGGQPSGALADKIDKDFGSYDKFKEEFSNAAATQFGSGWAWLVDDGGTLKVIKTPNAENPLAYGKKAILTLDVWEHAYYIDFRNARPAFIKNYLDQLINWDFAADNFAA, encoded by the coding sequence ATGGCATTTACACAGCCCCCCCTACCCTACGACTTTAATGCACTAGAGGCGTATGGCATGAAAGGTGAGACTTTTGAGTATCACTATGGTAAGCACCACAAAGCTTATGTAGATAACCTCAATAAGTTAGTTGATGGTACAGAACTTGCTGATAAATCCTTAGAAGAAGTAATCACAACTTCCTTTAAAGATGCTTCTAAGGCAGGAATCTTTAACAACGCGGCTCAAGTGTGGAACCACACCTTTTTCTGGAACTCACTCAAACCAGCAGGTGGCGGACAACCTTCTGGCGCACTAGCCGACAAGATTGATAAAGATTTTGGTAGCTACGATAAGTTCAAAGAAGAGTTCTCTAACGCTGCTGCAACTCAGTTTGGCAGTGGATGGGCTTGGTTGGTTGATGATGGTGGTACTTTAAAAGTTATCAAAACACCAAATGCCGAGAACCCTCTCGCCTATGGTAAAAAGGCAATTTTAACCCTAGATGTTTGGGAACACGCCTACTACATCGACTTCAGAAATGCCCGTCCTGCATTTATCAAAAATTACCTAGATCAATTAATTAACTGGGACTTTGCGGCTGATAACTTCGCCGCCTAA
- a CDS encoding CHAT domain-containing protein: MTVKPQKILILAANPSNTSRLRLDQELRDIKEGLQRSLNRENFDLRYDLAVRPRDIRRAILDYRPNIIHFSGHGAGIQGLAFEDETGKSQLVTGEALAGLFGQFSKQVECVLLNACYSEVQAEAISQQINYVIGMNDRIGDKAAVEFVVGFYDGLLAYNPEYDEGAPVEFAFNIAKNAIQLAGVSGELIPELKKKPI, translated from the coding sequence ATGACTGTTAAACCGCAGAAAATTCTGATATTAGCTGCAAATCCTAGCAATACATCACGATTGCGTCTCGATCAAGAATTGCGTGATATTAAGGAAGGCTTGCAAAGGTCGCTCAATCGAGAGAACTTTGACTTACGGTATGATTTAGCAGTACGTCCGAGGGATATTCGCCGCGCTATTTTGGATTATCGACCAAATATTATCCATTTTTCTGGGCATGGCGCAGGGATACAAGGACTAGCTTTTGAGGATGAAACAGGAAAATCACAGCTAGTTACGGGTGAAGCATTAGCTGGGTTGTTTGGACAGTTTTCTAAGCAAGTAGAATGTGTGCTGTTGAATGCTTGTTACTCGGAAGTTCAAGCTGAAGCTATTTCACAACAGATTAATTATGTGATTGGGATGAACGATCGCATCGGGGATAAAGCTGCGGTTGAGTTTGTGGTGGGTTTTTACGATGGGCTTTTGGCTTACAATCCCGAATATGATGAAGGTGCGCCTGTAGAGTTTGCTTTTAATATTGCCAAGAATGCAATACAGTTAGCTGGCGTATCTGGCGAGTTGATTCCTGAACTTAAAAAAAAACCAATTTAA
- a CDS encoding NB-ARC domain-containing protein gives MGITGKSRRVGVQGMGGIGKTVLATALARDEEVRKAFPDGVLWVTLGQTPQILTWQSYLASALGEKQAAFTEVGLAKAQLRELFAQKACLLILDDIWRLDDATAFDVLGERCQMLITTRDGAIVTGLGGEEYQLAILGKQQALELLADWANQPEILQTTPHNDVTLQVARECGYLPLALAMVGAMMRGKPPNRWQNILEKLQSADLEKIKQQFPDYPYPDLLKAIAVSVAALDENCQQRYLDFAVFPEDTPIPEAVLQTFWQPLGLDEFDSQDVIDELVSKSLALRDEAGSLRLHDLQFDYVRKQYTTLAKESEGIGFLHNRLLNAYSEKYPEDWHSLEDDGYIWQNLAYHLVAGGREGELQQLLGDFRWLQAKLETININALLTDYDFLLEDENLQLIQGALRLSAHVLNEDKQQLAGQLLGRLLGFAREEIQRLLNQAQQSKTPCLLPQTASLTPPGGFLVRTLVGHSDSVNAVVFTPDGKYAISGSHDTTLKVWNWKTGELLRTLAGHSNLVNAIALNPDGKYAISGSHDTTLKVWNWQTGEELRTLAGHSGWVKAVALTPDGKYVISGSSDKTLKVWNWQTGQELRTLAGHSSYVYAVALTPDGKYAISGSDDNTLKVWNWQTGEELRTLAGHSGWVKAVALTPDGKYAISGSNDTTLKVWNWQTGQELRTLAGHSFWVNAIALSADGKYVISGCDDYTLKVWNWQTGQELRTLAGHSFWVNAVALSADGKYTISGSGDYTLKVWDWQTGQQLRTLKGHSHWVRAVALSADGKYTISGSWDKTLKVWDWQTGQELRTLVGHSDSVNAVALSADGKYTISGSWDKTLKVWNWQTGQELRTLVGHSDSVNAVALSADGLYAISGSDDKTLKVWNWQTGQELRTLAGHSSGVKAVALSADGLYAISGSDDKTLKVWNWQTGQELRTLAGHSSGVNAVTLSADGLYAISGSNDNTLKVWNWQTGQELSTLASHSSYVYAVALSADGKYVISGSWDNTLKIWNWQTEEVIVSFIGDGGIYCCAVAPDGVRVVAGDASGGVHFLRLQGTKE, from the coding sequence GTGGGGATTACAGGGAAAAGTCGGCGTGTAGGTGTACAAGGGATGGGCGGAATTGGTAAAACAGTCTTAGCTACAGCCTTAGCGCGGGATGAAGAAGTGAGAAAGGCGTTTCCTGATGGGGTGTTGTGGGTAACATTGGGACAAACGCCGCAGATTTTAACTTGGCAATCCTATCTAGCTTCGGCGTTGGGTGAGAAGCAAGCGGCTTTTACCGAGGTGGGATTGGCGAAAGCGCAGTTACGGGAGTTATTTGCACAGAAAGCTTGCTTGCTGATTTTGGATGATATCTGGCGTTTGGATGATGCAACAGCGTTTGATGTGTTGGGGGAACGCTGTCAGATGTTAATTACTACTCGTGATGGGGCGATAGTCACGGGGTTGGGAGGGGAAGAGTATCAGCTGGCAATTTTAGGTAAACAACAGGCGTTAGAACTTTTGGCAGATTGGGCAAATCAACCAGAAATTTTGCAAACTACCCCGCATAACGATGTTACTTTGCAGGTAGCGAGAGAATGTGGATATTTGCCCTTAGCATTGGCGATGGTTGGCGCGATGATGCGGGGTAAACCGCCAAATCGCTGGCAGAATATTTTAGAAAAATTGCAAAGTGCTGATTTAGAGAAAATCAAACAACAGTTTCCCGATTATCCTTATCCCGATTTACTCAAGGCTATTGCCGTTAGTGTGGCGGCTTTGGATGAGAATTGCCAACAGAGGTATTTAGATTTTGCAGTATTTCCAGAAGATACACCCATACCCGAAGCAGTTTTGCAGACTTTTTGGCAACCCTTGGGCTTAGATGAGTTTGATAGCCAAGATGTCATTGATGAATTGGTGAGTAAATCTCTGGCTTTGCGGGATGAAGCGGGAAGTTTGCGGTTGCATGACTTGCAGTTTGATTATGTTAGGAAGCAGTACACCACCTTAGCAAAGGAAAGTGAGGGGATAGGGTTTTTACACAATCGGCTGTTAAATGCTTACAGCGAAAAATACCCCGAAGACTGGCATAGTTTAGAAGATGACGGCTATATCTGGCAAAATTTAGCCTATCATTTGGTGGCTGGGGGAAGGGAAGGAGAATTACAACAACTGCTGGGTGATTTTCGCTGGTTGCAGGCGAAGTTGGAGACCATCAATATTAATGCTTTGCTAACAGATTATGATTTTTTGCTGGAGGATGAGAATTTACAGTTAATTCAAGGTGCATTGCGACTGTCGGCACATGTTTTAAATGAGGATAAACAGCAATTGGCGGGGCAATTATTAGGGCGGTTGCTGGGTTTTGCAAGAGAAGAAATTCAAAGATTGTTAAACCAGGCACAGCAAAGTAAAACTCCTTGCTTGCTTCCGCAAACAGCAAGCTTAACTCCTCCTGGCGGCTTCTTAGTACGTACCTTGGTGGGTCATAGTGATTCGGTAAATGCAGTTGTCTTCACCCCAGATGGCAAATACGCGATTTCAGGTTCCCATGACACCACCCTCAAAGTCTGGAATTGGAAAACTGGCGAACTACTGCGGACTCTCGCAGGTCATAGTAACTTGGTAAATGCGATCGCCCTCAACCCAGATGGCAAATACGCGATTTCAGGTTCCCATGACACCACCCTCAAAGTCTGGAATTGGCAAACAGGGGAAGAACTGCGTACCTTAGCGGGTCATAGTGGCTGGGTAAAAGCAGTTGCCCTGACTCCAGATGGCAAATACGTGATTTCTGGTTCTTCTGACAAAACCCTTAAAGTCTGGAATTGGCAAACAGGACAAGAACTGCGTACCTTAGCGGGTCATAGTTCTTATGTATATGCAGTTGCCCTCACCCCAGATGGCAAATACGCGATTTCTGGTTCCGATGACAACACCCTCAAAGTCTGGAATTGGCAAACAGGGGAAGAACTGCGTACCTTAGCGGGTCATAGTGGCTGGGTAAAAGCAGTTGCCCTGACTCCAGATGGCAAATACGCGATTTCTGGTTCCAATGACACCACCCTCAAAGTCTGGAATTGGCAAACAGGACAAGAACTGCGTACCTTAGCGGGTCATAGTTTCTGGGTAAATGCAATTGCCCTGAGTGCTGATGGCAAATACGTGATTTCCGGTTGCGATGACTACACCCTCAAAGTCTGGAATTGGCAAACAGGACAAGAACTGCGTACCTTAGCGGGTCATAGTTTCTGGGTAAATGCAGTTGCCCTGAGTGCTGATGGCAAATACACGATTTCTGGTTCCGGTGACTACACCCTCAAAGTCTGGGATTGGCAAACTGGGCAACAACTACGTACCCTAAAAGGTCATAGTCACTGGGTAAGAGCAGTTGCCCTGAGTGCTGATGGCAAATACACGATTTCTGGTTCTTGGGACAAAACCCTCAAAGTCTGGGATTGGCAAACAGGACAAGAACTCCGTACCTTAGTGGGTCATAGTGACTCGGTAAATGCAGTTGCCCTGAGTGCTGATGGCAAATACACGATTTCTGGTTCTTGGGACAAAACCCTCAAAGTCTGGAATTGGCAAACCGGACAAGAACTCCGTACCTTAGTGGGTCATAGTGACTCGGTAAATGCAGTTGCCCTGAGTGCTGATGGCTTATACGCGATTTCTGGTTCCGATGACAAAACCCTCAAAGTCTGGAATTGGCAAACAGGACAAGAACTCCGTACCTTAGCGGGTCATAGTTCTGGAGTAAAAGCAGTTGCCCTGAGTGCTGATGGCTTATACGCGATTTCTGGTTCCGATGACAAAACCCTCAAAGTCTGGAATTGGCAAACAGGACAAGAACTCCGTACCTTAGCGGGTCATAGTTCTGGAGTAAATGCAGTTACCCTGAGTGCTGATGGCTTATACGCGATTTCTGGTTCCAATGACAACACCCTCAAAGTCTGGAATTGGCAAACAGGACAAGAACTGAGTACCTTAGCGAGTCATAGTTCCTATGTATATGCAGTTGCCCTGAGTGCTGATGGCAAGTACGTGATTTCTGGTTCTTGGGACAACACCCTCAAAATCTGGAATTGGCAAACTGAGGAAGTAATTGTCAGTTTCATCGGAGATGGGGGAATATATTGCTGTGCTGTTGCACCCGATGGTGTGAGAGTTGTTGCTGGGGATGCATCAGGAGGGGTGCATTTTTTGCGCTTGCAAGGCACAAAAGAGTAA
- a CDS encoding Uma2 family endonuclease translates to MTQTQPLKKLYSFDEFIDWYPENSPLRYELHNGVIIEMPPPTGDHEDVLGFLSKKITVEFERCELPYTIPKTGLVKTSSGESAYIPDVLVLNRDNLTVEPLWKKECTVIYPESVPLVIEVVSTNWQDDYYNKFGNYEKMGIPEYWITDYKGLGGRKFIGNPKVPTIFVCELIDGEYQMTPFRGTQRIISPSFPQLNLTAQQIFDSVI, encoded by the coding sequence ATGACTCAAACCCAACCACTAAAAAAACTATATTCCTTCGATGAATTTATCGATTGGTATCCAGAAAATTCACCCCTACGCTATGAGCTACACAATGGAGTCATAATCGAGATGCCACCACCAACAGGCGACCATGAAGATGTTTTAGGTTTTTTAAGCAAAAAAATTACAGTCGAATTTGAACGGTGCGAATTACCTTACACCATCCCAAAAACAGGATTAGTCAAAACATCCAGTGGCGAATCAGCCTACATACCTGATGTATTGGTATTAAATCGTGACAATTTAACGGTTGAACCATTGTGGAAAAAAGAATGCACCGTTATTTACCCCGAAAGTGTACCGTTAGTAATCGAAGTCGTTTCCACGAATTGGCAGGATGATTACTATAACAAATTTGGCAACTATGAAAAAATGGGTATTCCCGAATACTGGATTACAGATTATAAAGGGTTGGGCGGGCGCAAGTTTATCGGCAATCCAAAAGTCCCTACTATTTTCGTATGTGAATTAATCGATGGTGAATATCAAATGACACCATTTAGAGGTACTCAGCGCATCATATCGCCTAGTTTCCCACAGTTAAATCTAACCGCTCAACAAATATTTGACTCTGTTATTTAA
- a CDS encoding KTSC domain-containing protein: protein MRLSKMDLSSLIAIAHSDGHLQLLLDRGDEIELLEIPAPVQAYEGLVELNEIVAEPAAFPVYEEPIALLPVSHSVAGVPPVEGSDEPVRVSSSMAATIAYDSHEQTLQVEFKSGAVYEYSGVDEETWEDFYSADSVGSFYNQHIKGRFDCERID, encoded by the coding sequence ATGAGACTATCGAAAATGGACTTGAGTAGCTTGATTGCGATCGCTCATTCTGACGGACATTTACAATTATTGCTTGACCGGGGCGACGAGATAGAACTTTTAGAAATTCCCGCACCAGTTCAAGCTTACGAGGGTTTGGTAGAACTGAATGAAATTGTGGCGGAACCTGCGGCGTTTCCTGTTTATGAAGAACCGATTGCGCTGTTACCTGTGAGTCACTCCGTTGCGGGGGTTCCCCCCGTTGAAGGAAGTGACGAACCCGTAAGGGTGAGTTCTTCAATGGCGGCTACCATTGCTTACGATAGTCACGAGCAAACTTTGCAAGTTGAGTTTAAGAGTGGTGCTGTGTATGAGTACTCTGGGGTAGATGAAGAGACTTGGGAAGATTTTTACTCGGCTGATTCTGTTGGTAGTTTTTACAATCAGCATATTAAAGGCAGATTTGACTGCGAACGGATAGATTGA
- a CDS encoding PhoD-like phosphatase, translating to MNDLFGAEFLQASPLILAGPILQHTDSDTVTVWVALQRPCEVVLQVYDTANHGQLITNLLLEGRRSTYALGKSLHIVVVTAESAGRYLLSSDRIYAYDMQFIESSTQQQTLQQALCSSRFPAVNISYFEHQKPTFALPPTDLQDLRIVHGSCRKPHGDGFDALPILDCLIESAANQPRQRPHQLFLTGDQIYGDDVADPLLWVSSQLGDALLGWEERLPLTQQTAADPSYVTPKQLLPGHRAEIATHQAGFTAGLHNKTAKVSSHLLSLGEYYASYILSWSPACWPSSLPKGREVMRGHRVSRRWDKEVQDMRQFIHTLWKVRRAMANIPVYTIFDDHDVSDDWNLNQAWCLRVLGKPLGRRTVQNALLAYAVFQAWGNTPQQFTPGQAGEKLLQAAAEWSASGGMNIVAWDAIARYLGMPPTNPRTGLPEFVQYDSVLVLDRDPEALTWHYTVRSFCHEVIVLDTRTWRGYPADQKPIAPPMLLSPPAFTQQLSQPLQQATHKPKGLSQMQATFVIAPTNLFGLQVIDWIHHWHLKREKVYGVDVGDAWNINYEALAKFLTTLFEQRQQVIVLSGDIHYSSVVRLSYTRKSLGSEKKSVLVQLTASAFKNEEIITEIIHTRLKQWLLPEKSRQWLGWTNPPYMVEISSRKSYQDATSHRPPEWHGLMEWITRTSTQTADFGTNISWLMTAKQQAKSRKWEWLQYLAFWKLSWFQDGREVIGLNNLALVHFETDNNNCTRVIQDLYWFSTWYPIKIVYSRFESELIHSKLTR from the coding sequence ATGAACGATTTATTTGGAGCAGAGTTTTTACAAGCATCGCCGCTAATTCTGGCGGGGCCTATCTTACAACACACAGATTCCGACACCGTTACAGTCTGGGTAGCGTTGCAACGTCCTTGTGAGGTGGTACTCCAGGTTTATGACACGGCTAATCACGGTCAGTTAATCACAAATCTGCTTTTAGAGGGAAGACGTAGCACTTATGCTCTGGGAAAATCGCTGCATATTGTGGTCGTCACGGCGGAATCTGCGGGTAGATATTTATTAAGTAGCGATCGCATCTATGCATACGATATGCAATTTATTGAATCATCTACCCAGCAGCAGACTTTACAGCAAGCCTTATGTTCTAGCCGCTTTCCTGCTGTGAACATCAGCTATTTTGAGCATCAAAAACCCACATTTGCCCTCCCACCCACAGATTTACAAGATTTACGCATCGTGCATGGTTCCTGTCGCAAACCTCACGGTGATGGCTTTGACGCGTTACCAATTCTCGATTGCTTAATTGAGTCAGCCGCCAACCAACCCCGCCAACGACCCCATCAGCTTTTCCTCACAGGCGACCAGATTTATGGTGATGATGTCGCTGATCCTCTGTTGTGGGTTTCTTCTCAGTTAGGCGATGCGCTGTTAGGTTGGGAGGAAAGGTTACCTTTGACTCAGCAAACAGCCGCAGACCCCAGTTATGTCACACCCAAGCAATTACTTCCCGGACATCGTGCAGAAATTGCCACTCACCAAGCAGGTTTCACCGCCGGGTTACATAATAAAACCGCCAAAGTTAGCAGCCACCTGCTGAGTTTGGGTGAATATTACGCATCTTATATATTGTCATGGTCTCCCGCTTGCTGGCCCAGTAGCTTACCCAAAGGGCGGGAGGTAATGCGCGGTCATCGAGTCAGCCGTCGCTGGGATAAAGAGGTGCAGGATATGCGCCAATTTATCCATACCCTGTGGAAAGTGCGGCGGGCGATGGCGAACATTCCCGTTTATACTATCTTCGACGACCATGATGTCAGCGATGACTGGAACCTCAACCAAGCTTGGTGTTTGCGCGTTTTAGGCAAACCCTTAGGACGCAGAACCGTCCAAAATGCCTTGTTAGCCTATGCAGTTTTTCAAGCCTGGGGGAACACACCCCAGCAATTTACCCCAGGTCAAGCAGGGGAGAAATTATTACAAGCGGCGGCGGAATGGTCTGCATCTGGGGGAATGAATATTGTAGCGTGGGATGCGATCGCCCGTTACTTAGGAATGCCACCGACAAACCCCCGTACAGGCTTACCAGAATTTGTACAATATGATTCTGTCTTAGTGCTAGACCGAGACCCAGAAGCCTTGACTTGGCATTATACAGTCCGCAGTTTTTGCCATGAAGTCATAGTCTTAGATACACGAACTTGGCGCGGTTATCCTGCAGATCAAAAACCAATTGCGCCGCCAATGCTGCTATCACCGCCAGCATTTACGCAGCAACTTTCTCAGCCTCTACAACAAGCCACTCATAAACCCAAAGGACTTTCACAAATGCAAGCCACATTTGTGATTGCGCCGACCAATTTATTTGGTTTACAAGTAATAGATTGGATTCACCATTGGCATTTAAAAAGAGAAAAAGTTTATGGTGTAGATGTCGGTGATGCTTGGAATATTAATTACGAAGCCTTAGCAAAATTCCTCACCACATTATTTGAGCAACGCCAACAAGTAATAGTCTTATCTGGAGATATTCATTACAGTTCTGTAGTCCGTTTATCTTACACCAGAAAATCTCTAGGTTCCGAGAAAAAGTCTGTATTAGTGCAATTAACAGCTAGTGCGTTTAAGAATGAAGAAATTATTACCGAAATTATTCATACAAGACTCAAACAATGGCTGTTACCAGAAAAAAGTCGCCAATGGTTAGGATGGACAAATCCTCCTTATATGGTAGAAATTTCTAGCAGAAAATCTTACCAAGATGCTACATCACACCGTCCCCCAGAATGGCATGGGTTAATGGAATGGATTACTCGAACTAGCACCCAAACTGCTGATTTTGGCACCAATATTTCCTGGTTAATGACTGCCAAACAACAAGCGAAAAGTCGCAAATGGGAGTGGTTACAGTATTTAGCTTTTTGGAAATTATCTTGGTTTCAAGATGGCAGAGAAGTAATCGGATTAAATAACTTAGCTTTAGTCCATTTTGAAACAGATAATAATAACTGTACAAGAGTTATTCAAGATTTATACTGGTTTTCGACTTGGTATCCAATCAAAATTGTTTACAGCCGCTTTGAAAGTGAACTCATTCATTCCAAGCTAACAAGATAA
- a CDS encoding YidH family protein: MQLELNNSESNKTEKVEEKKKPGRLNPSRIRDHLANERTYLAWMRTAIALLGFGVVIVRLRAFQVPLLPHPGTGWKLGLVFSLVGLITVWLSTGHYFAVRRDIEEDTYEPTDRWVILFSLAIMILGSGVIYYVFTAPLSPISPVIPE, encoded by the coding sequence ATGCAATTAGAGTTAAACAATAGCGAATCAAATAAGACTGAAAAAGTAGAAGAGAAGAAAAAGCCGGGAAGATTAAATCCATCGCGCATCCGGGATCACCTAGCTAACGAACGCACCTACCTAGCTTGGATGCGAACTGCGATCGCACTTTTAGGTTTTGGTGTCGTTATCGTCCGGTTACGCGCCTTTCAAGTTCCTTTGCTACCTCATCCGGGAACTGGCTGGAAGTTAGGTTTAGTATTCTCCTTGGTGGGTTTAATTACGGTGTGGCTTTCCACAGGACATTATTTTGCAGTTCGTCGCGATATTGAAGAAGATACTTACGAACCGACAGATCGCTGGGTCATCCTTTTCAGTCTTGCTATTATGATCCTCGGTTCTGGAGTCATCTATTATGTCTTTACTGCACCCTTGAGTCCTATTAGTCCAGTGATACCTGAGTAG
- a CDS encoding pirin family protein has protein sequence MSQNTKTLVVHDSNSRGHTRINWLDSYHTFSFGSFYNPEQMGFRSLRVINDDTVIGGAGFGTHGHRDMEILTYVLSGALEHKDSLGTGSVILPGDAQIMSAGTGITHSEYNHSKTEPVHFLQIWILPNKQGLSPRYDQKAFSVEEKRGQLRLIAAKDGRDGAVTVHQDVDIYASVLESGDVVNYHVKSDRYAWLHVAQGTATLNGKELKAGDGVQISGEETLEISTNSSGEVLLFDLG, from the coding sequence ATGTCTCAAAATACTAAGACTCTCGTAGTTCATGATAGCAACTCACGCGGTCATACTAGAATTAATTGGCTTGATAGCTACCATACATTTTCCTTTGGTAGTTTTTACAATCCCGAGCAAATGGGATTTCGCTCTCTGCGGGTGATCAATGATGATACCGTAATTGGTGGCGCTGGGTTTGGTACCCACGGCCATCGAGATATGGAAATTCTCACCTATGTTTTGTCTGGTGCGCTAGAGCATAAAGATAGCTTAGGTACAGGTTCAGTCATTCTTCCTGGTGACGCACAAATTATGAGCGCTGGTACCGGAATCACCCACAGCGAATATAATCATTCCAAAACTGAACCAGTCCACTTTCTGCAAATTTGGATTTTACCTAACAAGCAAGGGCTATCTCCTAGGTATGATCAAAAAGCGTTTTCTGTGGAAGAAAAGCGGGGACAACTACGCTTGATTGCTGCGAAAGATGGGCGAGATGGCGCTGTAACAGTTCACCAGGATGTGGATATATACGCATCTGTGCTAGAAAGCGGTGATGTTGTTAATTATCATGTGAAAAGCGATCGCTATGCCTGGTTACACGTAGCTCAAGGTACCGCCACCCTCAATGGTAAGGAACTCAAAGCTGGTGATGGCGTACAAATTAGCGGCGAAGAAACACTCGAAATCAGCACTAATTCCAGTGGCGAAGTCTTACTGTTCGATTTGGGCTAA
- the dps gene encoding DNA starvation/stationary phase protection protein Dps: MSDNKIASRLYPTRIDIPAEAREKIVVLLNQTLAASLDLKTQTKQAHWNVKGTDFYQLHELFDEIAGELEEYIDMFAERVTALGGYALGTARAAASNSILPEYPFDILDGKDHVTALADRFAPYAKHLREAINQTDDLGDLDTADLYTEVSRTIDKRLWFLEAHLQVAEIKGENGASTFKGTQQPAGVR, from the coding sequence ATGAGCGACAATAAAATTGCTTCTCGTCTTTATCCCACTCGCATTGATATTCCTGCTGAAGCCAGAGAAAAAATCGTGGTACTTCTCAATCAAACTTTAGCAGCATCTTTGGATCTTAAAACCCAAACAAAACAAGCGCACTGGAACGTTAAAGGAACTGATTTTTATCAGTTGCATGAATTGTTTGATGAAATTGCAGGTGAATTAGAAGAATACATTGATATGTTTGCGGAACGTGTCACCGCTTTAGGTGGCTACGCCCTTGGTACCGCCCGCGCCGCCGCTAGCAATTCAATTTTGCCAGAATATCCTTTTGATATTTTAGATGGCAAAGACCACGTGACCGCTTTAGCAGACCGCTTTGCACCTTATGCTAAACACCTGCGGGAAGCTATTAACCAAACCGATGATTTAGGTGACCTAGATACCGCTGACCTGTATACTGAAGTCTCTCGCACCATTGATAAGCGTCTGTGGTTCTTAGAAGCGCATCTGCAAGTAGCAGAAATCAAAGGCGAAAATGGCGCATCTACTTTCAAAGGAACTCAACAGCCAGCAGGTGTGAGATAA
- a CDS encoding ISH3 family transposase: protein MNAREPVLTDSKTLNEVVNCLTEHIPIQTQGKCEQKNIFEILIRAATQRDSIENTTKVLKNVPTSNDIRYHLDKYSDIKYLESDLNAAIQSRLPDGIRQGKQKIAIDFNLIPYYGEPSPTEAPYIYRSQAKSGTCSFYAYATVYVIKKNKRVTLAIKAVQQQNTKAAIITYLLALIEPLNLQIERLYLDREFFCVPVIRWLQALDIPFEMPVIIRGKNGGTRQLIRGRRSYKTTYTLNSDKYGSCTFPVWIVCTYKNGKRRAHGREFFIYAVYKVKLSLHSIHDDYRLRFGIESSYRMKNQCRIKTTIKNPTIRFLFVALAFLIINVWIYLVWHYLSRLKKSSRQVFSHLFTLKQMLEFLRQAVDRNYGVACEVYLPSG, encoded by the coding sequence ATGAATGCAAGGGAGCCAGTTCTAACTGATAGTAAAACCTTAAACGAAGTAGTTAACTGTTTAACAGAACATATTCCAATTCAAACTCAAGGAAAGTGTGAACAAAAAAATATCTTTGAGATTTTAATTCGAGCAGCCACCCAAAGGGATAGTATCGAAAATACAACCAAAGTCTTAAAGAATGTTCCTACCAGCAACGATATTCGTTACCATTTAGATAAATATTCAGACATTAAATATTTAGAATCAGACTTAAATGCAGCAATTCAAAGCCGCTTACCAGATGGAATCCGACAAGGTAAACAAAAAATTGCTATCGATTTTAACTTAATTCCATATTATGGTGAACCCTCACCAACCGAAGCACCATATATTTATAGAAGTCAAGCTAAAAGTGGAACTTGTTCTTTTTATGCCTACGCTACTGTCTATGTAATTAAGAAGAATAAACGAGTAACTTTAGCTATCAAAGCTGTTCAACAACAAAATACGAAGGCAGCAATTATCACTTATCTTTTAGCACTGATTGAGCCTTTGAATCTTCAAATCGAAAGATTGTATTTAGACCGGGAATTTTTCTGTGTGCCAGTCATCAGATGGTTGCAAGCTTTGGATATTCCCTTTGAAATGCCAGTAATTATTCGAGGTAAAAATGGAGGTACTAGACAATTAATTAGAGGTCGGCGCAGTTATAAAACAACTTACACTTTAAACAGTGATAAATATGGCTCATGTACTTTCCCAGTTTGGATAGTTTGTACATATAAAAACGGTAAAAGACGAGCGCACGGGCGAGAATTTTTTATTTATGCTGTTTATAAAGTTAAGTTGTCATTACATTCAATACATGACGACTATCGTCTCCGTTTTGGAATTGAAAGTAGCTATCGGATGAAAAATCAATGTCGGATTAAAACAACTATCAAAAATCCAACAATTAGATTTCTATTTGTAGCTTTAGCTTTTTTAATTATTAATGTTTGGATTTATCTAGTCTGGCATTATCTCAGCCGTTTAAAAAAAAGTTCAAGACAAGTTTTCTCCCATCTATTTACCCTTAAACAAATGCTTGAGTTTTTACGTCAAGCAGTAGACCGCAATTATGGAGTCGCCTGTGAAGTTTACTTGCCATCTGGCTGA